In the Vulpes vulpes isolate BD-2025 chromosome 12, VulVul3, whole genome shotgun sequence genome, cgacACGTCAGCCCCCGCAGCCGCGGGcacgggggcgggcgcgggcgcgggggcgggcgcgggggcgggggcgggggcgggcggacGCTTAAATAGGCAGCTCGCGAGCGGGACCGCAGCGGAccgaggaggcggcggcggcagcgtcggGCGTCCCGCGGCTCTGCGAGGGGAGCGCGTCCGGGCCTGGACCCTTCTGGCCGAGCCGGCGCGCAGCGGGTGGGTGAGCgtcccggcgggggcgggggcgggggcggggggcagcgggggcgggCGCCGGGACCCCCGGCCGGGAGGCTGACCgcggccccctcccgcccccagacGGCGTCGGGCGCGATGACCCTGaacggcggcggcggaggcggcggcgggggccgggagcGCGAGCGCCGTCGGGGCAGCTCGCCCTGGGGCCCGGCGCCCCCGCTGCACCGCCGGAGCATGCCGGTGGACGAGCGCGACCTGCAGGCGGCGCTGGCTCCGGGCGCcctggcggcggcggccgggccccGCGCCCAGGGCGCGCCCCTCGACTGGCCCGAGGGCTCCTCCGAGTCGCTCAGCTCGGGGGGCAGCGACTCCGACGACAGCGTTTACAAGGTGCTGCTGCTGGGCGCGCCCGGCGTGGGCAAGAGCGCCCTGGCGCGCATCTTCGGCGGTGTAGAGGACGGGCCTGAAGCCGAGGCCGCAGGTGAGCGGCGgagcatggtgggggggggggggggaggaccgCAGGCGCCACCTGCCGTGGCCTTCTGAGGCACTTTCAGAATCCTGTGTCTGcctacccattttacagatggggaaaccaagggaGAAGGAATTTCTAgcccttggtgtgtgtgtgtgggggggggggtgttggaaAGGCCAGAGTAGAAGGCCGGGGCCATACCTAAGACAACTCTGTGGGATGGGGATAGGGCATCCCTTCCTGCCAGGGTTGGCAGAACACAGCCAGAGGGAGTTTCTAGAAGAGGCCTAGGTGATCAAGCCTTCCAAAGAATGTGACAGTCACTATTTAACTCAGGCTACCCTGGGGTCCAGGCAGCAGGTGGGCAGGGAACACGGGAGTGGCAACTCCGGACGTCACTAGCTTGGGGAAGAGGTGTCTAGGTGAGGGTCAGGCACACCATGCCCTCTATGCCCCGCTTCCCAGCCCTGTCATTCTGTTCCCGTATAGTGGCCATCAGTGGAGGGAAAGGTTAGGGGGGCTGTGCAGTAGAGTTGGAGGGTGTGGCCAGAACAGGAAACCTGGCGCGGTGCAGGAGGGTGGCTTTTGGCAGCCAGCGGGTAACCTGACTTCTGGTCTCTTGCCTAGGACACACATATGATCGGTCCATCGTGGTGGATGGAGAAGAGGCATCACTCATGGTGTATGACATTTGGGAACAGGTAGGCTGTAGGCTGAGAcccagggcagggtgggaggggtgaCCTGGGGATAAGGGCCTGCTGAGAGTGACAGCCTTGTAGCCTGGGCATGAGAACTGTTGGGTAGATACGCATGTGTATGTCATCCCCAGGACAGCAGCCGCTGGCTCCCTGGTCACTGCATGGCGATGGGGGATGCATACGTCATCGTGTACTCAGTGACGGATAAGGGCAGCTTTGAGAAGGCTTCAGAGTTGCGGGTCCAGCTGCGGCGGGCACGGCAGATGGACGACGTGCCCATTATCCTTGTGGGCAACAAGAGCGACCTGGTGCGCTCTCGAGAGGTCTCCTTGGATGGTGAGCCGGGAGTGGGTCGGAAAGAGGAACATCCTGGCTGGGCTGTGGTCCATTCAATCTTGGCTCAGCTCAAGTCCCTGGGGATCATAAGTGGCTAAAAATGTTCAGGAAGAAAGcttgagggggagagggggaaagctGCTGCCCTCCCATAGGACTCCCAGAGGGCTGAGAGGGCTGGGGGAAGGATCAGATGCCCTGGGGCAGAGGAAGCTGCTGGGCACGGGGCTGGGCCACCTCAGGGCCCTCTTCTCCTGTGGCCTTTGGTCTGGGCCTCACAGATGAGGGTTGAGGAGAGTGCAGGAAACGGGCCTAGGAGGTCAGAGCATGGATTCAGGGCCAGGGCTAGTGTCAGAGTGTGGGCTTGCTCCTGGGGAGGATCCACTCCTCTTTGGCTGAGCATTCTCCTCTGTGGCCCCCAGAACTGAGTCCCTTAGAGGAACCTAGCGTGACTTGGTGACATTCTCCTCCCAGTTTCACTGGTTATTCATCACAGTATAATATCAAACCATGAAATACTAAGGTGCCCGGCAATTCTCATTCTTTTGTGTTGACTACTGCAGCATTTCCATTTAAGTATAAGACtccaaattatttcaataaatgagTTTCCTTTTGTGGGCCTTTGTGAGCTCCTCAGCCACAGACACATTCTGCCGGTTGGGTGACCCAGCAATGCATTGGCTCCTTTGTACGGGAGCTGGGTCTGTGTTTCTGGGGACCACCCAGGGCCCCTGACCCTTCCTTCCCTGGCCCCCAGATTCCTGAGTGGTAGCTGCTGTGGGGTGGCTGGGATTTGAGTGGGCTTCTCACCCACTTGGCTTTTGTTTAACTGGAATGTGTCTGTCCCCACCAGAGGGCCGGGCCTGTGCTGTCGTCTTTGACTGCAAGTTTATTGAGACATCAGCAGCGCTGCACCACAACGTCCAGGCCTTGTTCGAAGGTGTTGTGCGCCAGATACGCCTGCGCAGGGACAGCAAAGAGGCCAATGCACGTCGACAAGCGGGTACCCGACGGCGAGAGAGTCTGGGCAAGAAGGCAAAGCGTTTCTTGGGCCGCATTGTAGCACGCAACAGTCGCAAGATGGCCTTTCGTGCCAAGTCCAAATCCTGCCATGATCTCTCAGTGCTCTAGACTTCACAGGCACATGCTGCGTTGTGCATACAAATGGGCAGATTGGTGGGCTGGCCCAGTCAGCTGCCCTAGGTGCCTCAAGGCTGGCTCAGACTCTGGGCATACTCCACCTCATGGTCACGGACAGACAGACGGTGCTGCCCAGGCTGCTCCCAGTGGCCTTCAAGAACTGGGCCCACAGCGATGCATGTACAGGCCCGTGTGTGTCCCCCAGCAGCAGCCTGAGCCCAGCCCGTGGGGCAGGCCTGTGTGTGCGGACAGGACTCTACCTTTCTCCACACTTGGGGTGTGCATGCTCTGGAGGGAGGCTGTTCAGTGCAGTGGTTATT is a window encoding:
- the RRAD gene encoding GTP-binding protein RAD, with the protein product MTLNGGGGGGGGGRERERRRGSSPWGPAPPLHRRSMPVDERDLQAALAPGALAAAAGPRAQGAPLDWPEGSSESLSSGGSDSDDSVYKVLLLGAPGVGKSALARIFGGVEDGPEAEAAGHTYDRSIVVDGEEASLMVYDIWEQDSSRWLPGHCMAMGDAYVIVYSVTDKGSFEKASELRVQLRRARQMDDVPIILVGNKSDLVRSREVSLDEGRACAVVFDCKFIETSAALHHNVQALFEGVVRQIRLRRDSKEANARRQAGTRRRESLGKKAKRFLGRIVARNSRKMAFRAKSKSCHDLSVL